In Ananas comosus cultivar F153 linkage group 7, ASM154086v1, whole genome shotgun sequence, the sequence TATTGCTTCTCTATGGACAATAAGAATGATACAAAATGACCATAGAATAAGCAAATATAACCTCTACATCATTTTCATAAAAAAGAATGTTTAAACTACTTGCAACATATTTTCAATTTCTTATTTAGAATGATATCTTTGATTTGCCAATGGCGAATCGATATCAAAACTTAGAAGCCTATTATGAAAAGAGGATATAGAAATCATTATCAAGAGCAATCATCACTGTTTGAAATAAGATCACACAATGTCTAATACTTGGAGTTATTTGAATGAAAGATAAGTTTGATGCAATATTTAACCCAGGAAGGATTAAATTCATTTAGGTTTAAGTTAGAAACTTATGAGTCGAAAAATTCTGAAGCAGCTGCGGTGTACGCGCGCTCGAGTAACGAGTCCATGTATCTGTCATGAGCATCCTTCAGCATTTCCACATTCTTCTCAGCTTGctgataaaaaacaaaaaacacccCAAACATCCAGAAGTTAGGATTTTTATACTTCTATCCGCGTAAATTCATCGATTTAGTATCTTTAACCAGTTGTAActgtatttttttctctcaaaaaaataaattgttacGAATATTATACCTCAATTTCATTTTGGAATGTTGTGCAATTCTCTATCTGATGACTTGCTGGTTCACAGTAAAGTTCAGGGCTCCTGCatttttcatctttctttcattttatcATTTATTCAAGTTTGGAAGATTTAGAAAGATTTAGACCGACGACGACggggacaaataaaaaagattaataaaaataacaatctAATAACATACATACACCACTGCAAAATCATTTACTAATTAAGAATTCAAATTTCTTGGAGTGATAATGtgtaaataagtagatatatatacatgttacaGCATTCATCATAAGAAAAACTTTGAAACAATTATGCCATTTTACCTGCTGCAGTGAGGATTCGGCGCCGGACTATGAGAATGTTCTTCATTGTTAAGTCCTATTAGGTACAATAATATAGGGAAAATTTTTAAGATGCATGTCCCAGATATTGATGCAACTTtgatataagttttaaaaacaaaaaaaaaagaagaagaagactaaTTTACCTTCCTTGTATtgctcttcttccttttctttgctCAACTTATTGTTAGCCCTGTACTTCTAAATgaccaaaaagaaaatattacatataattcTAGTTTCCAAATAGTTGTGTTAGGATGAGTAATAATGTGCACATTTATTAAGTCTCATGTGCATGTATATGCATCAAGTAACAAGGTGAACAAAATAAATTGCATAatatttagaaagagagagagagagagagagattaaggTATTGAGATAATGAATTATACATACTTGGAGATGGCTCTTCACATGGCGAAGAGTAAGGCCATGAACTCCCATTGCTTCCATCGACTGCTTTATAGCTGTAGGCTTTGCTTCTGCGCATCGAATTAAAGAGATAAATAAACTTGTATTTATGGAAGTGAAGAGATATATAAATTTCACTTACCCTTTACATTAGAAACTTCGAAGTTTTAGTGTATAAAGAAACTGGTTTTAAGAAGAGTAGGATTTGTGGTGACCTTAAAAactttgcataaaaaattttttaaaaaaggaaaactatTCGGAAGAGGTGCACGCATGAATCAATCtttttcacagttttacatGGACCGGTTTGTcgaaaagaaaaacaatcacCTACAAATAATATATCCGTAAAGGTCAAGTATCTATTGGTGTGAacaatttttttgtattaatgCAAGGGAAAAAAATAGCTAGATATTATATACAATTAGCTACTGAACTGGAAAGAACTAAATGCCGCAAAAATAAGTGAAAACTACAAACCATTTGGACCTCCGAGCCGCGCAACAGCAACGACGAACCGATCGTGGAGCTCAGGAGTCCAGCGAAGGCGAGGCCTCGGGCACAAACCGAAGAAGCAGCATTGCTGCGCAGCGATTCTCGAGAATTGGATGTCTCTTTCGCTTATCTGAGCTCCTCGACTTTGAGTTTGGTTATAAGACATTTTCTGTAACAAAAAGTGGTCAAATGCAAGAAATTTTTGGAACAATAAGATGAACAAGTTAGAAACTTTATTGATAGCTATAATGCTTAATAAGTAGTTAATTTTGCTGAGGGAAATTCTCATGTGAGCTTAATGAAAGGAAAGTGAACACATGACATATTATGAACAATAACCTATAATAACACAAATCAACACTGTGGAGCCACACCACAAAGAAGAATCCTACTCAATGGGCTCCTTAAATAGAAGTGGATTGGTAATTTGCAAACATTTTCCCCAGATTATTGAAAGGCTCTTTTGCCCTTACAATGTTGTTCATTGCCAATTCTAATGAGTGGGTAAAATGGTCTTTCTAGTGCAGCTTTATTTGACAATAAAAATCTGAAAAGAAGATCTCTTATTGGTTTAGTAAATCTAAAAGGGAGCCAAAGGTATGGTGCATGGATATGCATATAAGCAAATCTTTTGGGGGTTTACTTGTAGCCTTTTGTCATCATGCAAAAACCTtactaattcaaattaaatcagagaaaaaaaatgaagggaGAGAACTGTGTTTGTACACACAATTTCTTTTTCCAATTTGTtgatatacaaatttttttttaaagtacattttaaataaaagtaagttatatatctcttaaagaaCAATATACACATATTTATAACTGTGTATCTTCATAAAGTGTGCATTTGTACTCAACTACCTTCTAATTAAGCAATTGTGTATCTGCTCTCAAATATGCCCCTGCAATGAACTTTAATTCAACATTTTAACTGATTTAAATTGCCATCTGTGCAATTATTAGCAACTTTGGAGAACATGAAACTTTAGaaaggcatatatatatatatatNtcggtttactaccgatttgttttcgatgatagagcttccaaattaatgATCGGcgccattaaacatgatctaaactatttaaactatctgaaaatcaaatttcacacattttcgatattgttctcttgtccatcaagtgaacagaaaaatgaatggctggaaatgaatatccttcaaaaagtgatgatacaatttttatatttgagatttagagtctagatcttattttaaatagtttaaagaattttttaacaaaaatttagttgatttgaactcttctatatcATTAAACGAGCAAatgcaccatatcggccattaaaattatagattttgtgacctttGATCGTTCaattagtgatgccaaaaaatcatgaaatttgatgtctagataatttaaatggtctagatcatattcaacgataccgatcgtcgatttggaagctctatcatcaaaaacaaatcaataagtaaaccgagcagtttacttataccgatagtagcccagtcaaactctatatatatatatatatatatatatatatatagaattagactggaatactattaatagtaaaacgctctttttgctatcaagtttttaacccctggatgaaaaattgtagaatcaagatgatattagtcggttagagttgagtggtccccctagggttgattggtccccactgggttatagtatttaatccaatggttagaaataatgaaaagagttgatccaaaggctaaaaaactggtagcaacaataagattttactactaatagtagcccagtccaactctatatatatatatcacattgcttaataaatgtatatctttattattgctataaaaaaaatcttaatgtTTTAAGGGAGCAGTGTTATAACTGTCATTCCATGCGCTAGAaaaacaatccaaaatctccatGTAGGCATACATGGATTTTTCCTCTTAAAATTGAATTATAATGAATTAttgtttagtttttttcttcaaaactaAGCAATTAGcccagctttttttttttttcccctttttttaaaaaacttcatAAGAAGAAGTGGTTTAGATTTAATTACTTGAACAGAATATAGTGAATGTAGGAATAATTAGGACCACTCTATATAAAATACTCATTATAGGGTCTCTTCCATTCCTACGCATCTCTCTCGTACTCCCATATGATTTGCTTAACATTATTGCGTAGTCTAATTTCGTAAAAACCTTGCATGTGATTTGCCCAATATCTATGCTTTTTCTGGTTCACTCGTTACCACATGTAATCATAGAAATACAGGAGGTTTATTTCCTTCTGTTTTCTACTGAATTAATAACTCTCTCAACTGTTGTCATTTTCAAGCTATAGGTATGTAGAAATATGATCATGGTTACCTAATGTGCATATAGTCAATGCCTTATTAATGATCCTTCATATCAAAAACTCATATAGAGTAACAATTCGGATACCTACTAGCTCACAAAGCATCGAGAAAACACGATACCAAATAcgaaaattccttttttttcataACTTTTGCCATCTCACTTAGATTAGGACATGTTTGATTGAAGCAAAGTCGGGCCCGAAACTCAACTCACGGAGCTTTACGATTTCGAAACGGACGTCGGGCGCAGAACCAAGATACAACTGAGAGTGGCTACATTGTCCACAGTAATCGCGAAGTCGAGTTCTTGTAACTTCTCACATCACCCGCTCCAGTTCTACTCAAAAGTCTTAAAAAGCTTTAGTAGCCTAAAATATGGAAAAAGAAGTTGTGGTTGCACTGAATTTGGGTAACCACCCTCTCTTAACCATGCCAAACCCTATTTCCTAGGTTTGGACCCTAAACTTAGTCATTTTTCAGAGTCTTCGCTTCCTTCTTAACATAAAGTGTCCATCAGAGAAATAACAATCAACGTTTGGCataaatgaaattgaaattggAACAACATTTGAACTCTCAGAACAAAAACTCCAATTTAAAGCTTTTATTTCTACTGCACAAGGTACTTGGGTGAGAATAAGTTTAGTAATCTAAAAGCAGTCCCATTGGATTCAAGATCCTAAGATCCAAACACGAACTTGGGTTAGATTTCGATCCGACTTTGGGAGTAACAGACACACCCCTAGCTGCTCGCATAAGATAAATATAGCCACCATATTTGTACTTTGTACTTTGAATATCCAAATATAAGTAACTCATATAAGAACATCCATGGCCTCCGAAAAATTTTGATTCGTGAGGAATCATATTCATTTGGGGACAATGAAGCTCGTCTGAGCCTTCCCCAGAATGTTCAAtgccaaaagaaaaaagcacCTATCTATCAGTCATACTTTGGAAGCAATCGGCTTCTATTAACTTAATCTTGGACCAGAGGAACTATCTGCTTTGTCCGTATGTTCTCTCGAGAACAGTGACCGGCGGACCATAGATTCGATGGCATCGTTCACTGAACGAACTAACTAGTCGGGACACAACTTCCTTGAAGAACATTGATGCCACCTGCCAACAGAAGCCACCATCAAAGTCAGAGGTGATAAAATACAATCACACAACAAGGGTGAGTGAGCAAACGGACGAGTCCGTTAATGCTTCTTAAGTTTAACAGAGCAAACAAAACATATAGTTTAACCTTGCAGAATCTCCCTTTACGCTGACAACCacaaaaaatttctttcaaatGATGTCTAGAGCCTGATGGCCAACTAAGGCTTTCTCAACTTACTAGGGCAGCGATAAACCAGCagataaacaaaagaaaacgcAGCAACTAGTTAAGTAGCTGCCGCAAAAACttacaaactaaataattagATGAGAAAATGAATTATACAGTAAGCTACGTTTTTCATAACTTTGGGATATACTCTTCAAGAAAGTATTTCAAGTCCAATAAAAAAGCTTAGGCTGGAGGCTGTTCACATGGGCAGAAACTGGTCACAAGTGATTGTTTACACTCCAAAGACAAACAATAAGATTTTCTCATATAGGAACTCAAATATCAGCAGAGAGGGGGAGAAAAAATTATGTACCTGGCGATATAGCGGTGACTGGAACTTAAAATCCACCAGGAAGTAAAGGTCGCAAGTTCCAGGCACAGGACCAGGATTAAATTCCCAAATATTAATCAAATGGTCAAAAATATTGCTTTCTGATGCAGTCGTCTGCATGCAAGACAATTCATATGTATTGATTAGTCGCAGCATATTCAACAACAATTTGGCGCTAACAGTTGACATAAAAATAGTGGAACAAGATAAATGTAACTTAACCATcaataataggaaaaaaaaaatccaggcTGGCGTATTCAAAACAGAGAAAAAGGGAAAACCTTCATTTGGATGCCAAACATGTACATGTACATGTCATGCAAGTAAAAACATTCTCAAACATCAATAATGATGTTATCAACTTCTGAACCTATTTCCAGTTTAATATAAGCCTATATAACTGCCATGCTTAGCCTGGGGATCTCCAATTTGATCACATGGCCTTTGATATATTGTGTATTGGGAAATACTTGTCATAAGTGGAATAAGTTTCTTGAGATAATATAGTTATCCTTAACTTTTTCATGTCAAAGCCGCTACTCACTTGAAAAAATTTTGCAGGTCACAGGAAAAAACTTCGCGAAATCAAAGAAGTTCGTAAGCTAGCATGTTTTACTCTATGGCCGGTAAAAAACTTCTAACCAGAGGCTCAGACGGTCCAAGCAAACATTTTGAATTGTACAAAAATCTTATCGATCTAAAACAATAGAACTATGTGTCTGATCAATTACTGAGTTATAAGGTAGACTTAGTCCAAACAACCCTGATTAATTGATAAGTTCTGCATTTAGCTGGCATTTTAAGTGCATTCACATTTTTTCTAGAGAAACTTGCTCTAGGTATTTCTAAGCATAAAACCATACTCAAAATGATTGAAAAGGGAAATAAATGTCACAAaggttcaaaattaataatgatGATAAAGTGTAGAAGATCAATACACCCACACAAACCCCATGATGCATGTATAAGTCAATGCATGCCACTTAGGACT encodes:
- the LOC109713407 gene encoding myb family transcription factor PHL11-like isoform X2, producing MSYNQTQSRGAQISERDIQFSRIAAQQCCFFGLCPRPRLRWTPELHDRFVVAVARLGGPNEAKPTAIKQSMEAMGVHGLTLRHVKSHLQKYRANNKLSKEKEEEQYKEGLNNEEHSHSPAPNPHCSRSPELYCEPASHQIENCTTFQNEIEQAEKNVEMLKDAHDRYMDSLLERAYTAAASEFFDS
- the LOC109713407 gene encoding myb family transcription factor PHL11-like isoform X1; the protein is MRISLSKINYLLSIIAINKVSNLFILLFQKFLAFDHFLLQKMSYNQTQSRGAQISERDIQFSRIAAQQCCFFGLCPRPRLRWTPELHDRFVVAVARLGGPNEAKPTAIKQSMEAMGVHGLTLRHVKSHLQKYRANNKLSKEKEEEQYKEGLNNEEHSHSPAPNPHCSRSPELYCEPASHQIENCTTFQNEIEQAEKNVEMLKDAHDRYMDSLLERAYTAAASEFFDS